A section of the Ruania halotolerans genome encodes:
- a CDS encoding DEAD/DEAH box helicase, giving the protein MSAAPVPSSFDDLGLPKASLAAIAALGFTTPTDIQSAAIPALLEGRDLVGVAQTGTGKTAAFALPMLARVDAGQARVQGLVLTPTRELAIQVADAITTFASGSGANVLAIYGGAPYGPQLRGLSRGAQIVVGTPGRVIDMLEKGALDLSAVRSLVLDEADEMLRMGFAEDVDRILSSAAEDRQTALFSATMPPAIRSVARRHMNNPVEVATSRQSSTTDTITQTYAVVPFRHKVGALARVLATTDAEAAVVFVRTRQAAEEVGAALQERGVSAATISGDVAQKERERIVERLRSGSVQVLVATDVAARGLDVDKIGLVVNFDVPREAEAYVHRIGRTGRAGRSGQALTFFTPKERSRLTAIERLTRTSLTEATIPTPAQVSAHRAQGVLNSLSERISAGRLDMYREHLANHLGPDGDPMETAAALLALAVGDSGPRSADELHEAPAPQDRFDRESGPSQGARGGAGSRGRRTPNGTVYRVAVGHSHGARPQDIVGAITGEGGLRGSDLGKIDIFSRFSLVEIGAELSSDANRKLSVARVAGQPLRIRPDTGPTSHRGADRPSSARPRRDTRFGSKDGARRDKPRAGAGAGRSH; this is encoded by the coding sequence ATGTCTGCTGCCCCCGTGCCCTCCTCATTCGACGATCTCGGCCTCCCGAAGGCCTCCCTCGCGGCCATCGCCGCCCTCGGATTCACCACCCCCACTGACATCCAGTCCGCTGCTATCCCGGCTCTGCTCGAGGGGCGCGACCTGGTCGGTGTGGCCCAGACCGGAACCGGAAAGACCGCGGCCTTCGCCCTGCCGATGCTCGCCCGCGTGGACGCCGGCCAGGCACGTGTGCAGGGGCTGGTGCTGACCCCCACCCGCGAGCTAGCCATTCAGGTGGCCGACGCCATCACCACCTTCGCCAGTGGCTCCGGAGCGAATGTGCTGGCAATCTACGGCGGTGCACCGTACGGGCCGCAGCTGCGCGGACTCTCCCGCGGAGCTCAGATCGTGGTCGGTACCCCGGGCCGTGTGATCGACATGCTGGAGAAGGGCGCCCTCGACCTCAGCGCCGTGCGCAGCCTCGTGCTCGATGAGGCCGACGAAATGCTCCGGATGGGCTTCGCCGAGGATGTGGACCGGATCCTCTCCTCGGCTGCCGAGGACCGCCAGACCGCGCTCTTCTCAGCCACCATGCCGCCGGCGATCCGGTCGGTGGCGCGCCGGCACATGAACAACCCGGTGGAGGTGGCGACCTCTCGGCAGTCCTCGACCACCGACACCATCACCCAGACTTACGCCGTGGTGCCGTTCCGGCACAAGGTGGGCGCCCTCGCCCGCGTGCTGGCCACCACCGACGCCGAGGCGGCCGTGGTCTTCGTGCGTACCCGTCAGGCTGCCGAAGAGGTCGGGGCCGCACTGCAGGAGCGCGGCGTGAGCGCCGCGACGATCAGCGGTGACGTGGCCCAGAAAGAACGCGAGCGAATCGTGGAACGACTGCGCTCGGGATCGGTCCAGGTGCTCGTTGCCACGGATGTGGCGGCTCGTGGCCTCGACGTGGACAAGATCGGGCTGGTGGTCAACTTCGACGTGCCGCGCGAAGCAGAGGCGTATGTGCACCGCATCGGCCGCACCGGACGGGCCGGCCGCAGTGGTCAGGCACTGACCTTCTTCACCCCGAAGGAGCGCTCACGCCTCACGGCCATCGAACGCCTCACCCGCACCTCGCTCACCGAGGCCACCATTCCCACCCCGGCACAGGTGAGCGCACATCGCGCACAAGGCGTTCTCAATTCGCTGAGCGAGCGGATCTCAGCTGGACGCCTGGACATGTACCGCGAGCACCTGGCCAACCACCTCGGTCCCGATGGTGACCCGATGGAGACCGCGGCGGCACTCCTTGCCCTGGCCGTGGGCGATTCCGGACCTCGCAGCGCCGACGAACTGCATGAGGCTCCGGCACCGCAAGACCGCTTCGACCGGGAGAGTGGACCCAGCCAGGGCGCGCGTGGCGGCGCAGGCAGCCGCGGGCGCCGAACCCCGAACGGCACGGTGTATCGCGTGGCCGTGGGCCACAGTCACGGCGCACGCCCGCAGGACATCGTGGGAGCGATCACCGGCGAAGGTGGCCTGCGCGGCTCCGACCTGGGCAAGATCGACATCTTCTCCCGGTTCTCTCTCGTGGAGATCGGCGCCGAGCTCAGCTCCGACGCCAACCGGAAACTGTCCGTGGCACGCGTGGCCGGGCAGCCGCTGCGGATCCGACCCGACACCGGGCCCACGAGTCACCGGGGTGCTGATCGTCCGTCCTCGGCGCGACCGCGCCGCGACACCCGATTCGGCTCCAAGGACGGTGCACGGCGGGACAAGCCGCGCGCCGGTGCAGGGGCCGGCCGCAGCCACTGA
- the hisS gene encoding histidine--tRNA ligase, which translates to MARISPLSGFPEWLPEGRAVERAVLDSIQHTFELHGFAGISTRAVEPLEQLLSKGETSKEVYVLRRLHAENEGENPSDKSLGLHFDLTVPFARYVLEHAGQLAFPFKRYQIQSVWRGERPQEGRFREFTQADIDVVGEGTLPFHAEVEVPLVIADAFTRLRELGVPPVRIQVNNRKVAQGFYEGLGLTDVDGVLRTIDKLDKIGPDRVAQLLHEQNDASAEQARACLELAAITGTDASVADRVLALGVRTPLLDEGLDELVRLVEAAGRRTPGVVVADLKIARGLDYYTGSVYETTLVGHEQLGSICSGGRYDSLASDGRTSYPGVGMSIGVTRLLSRILGAGLARASRPVPTAVLVAVTDEESRDASDAVAATLRARGIPADVAPSAAKYGKQIKFADRRQIPYVWFPGVGEHQVKDIRSGEQVTAEPAVWAPPAEDLWPRVTAATP; encoded by the coding sequence ATGGCTCGAATCTCACCCCTGTCCGGTTTTCCCGAATGGCTTCCCGAGGGCCGCGCCGTCGAGCGCGCAGTCCTGGATTCCATCCAGCACACCTTCGAGCTGCATGGGTTCGCCGGGATCAGTACGCGGGCCGTCGAGCCGTTGGAGCAGTTGCTCAGCAAGGGCGAGACCTCGAAAGAGGTGTATGTGCTGCGTCGTCTGCACGCGGAGAACGAGGGAGAGAACCCCAGCGACAAATCGCTCGGTCTGCACTTCGACCTGACCGTTCCGTTTGCGCGCTACGTCCTCGAACACGCCGGCCAGCTGGCCTTCCCGTTCAAGCGCTACCAGATCCAGTCGGTCTGGCGCGGGGAGCGGCCGCAGGAGGGACGGTTCCGGGAGTTCACCCAGGCCGATATCGACGTGGTCGGTGAGGGGACGTTGCCGTTCCACGCCGAGGTGGAGGTACCGCTGGTCATCGCCGACGCGTTCACGCGCCTGCGCGAGCTCGGTGTACCGCCGGTGCGGATCCAGGTGAACAACCGTAAGGTCGCCCAGGGCTTCTACGAAGGCCTCGGGCTCACCGATGTGGACGGTGTACTGCGCACGATCGACAAGCTCGACAAGATCGGTCCGGATCGTGTGGCCCAGCTCCTGCACGAGCAGAACGATGCCTCGGCCGAGCAAGCGCGTGCCTGCCTCGAGCTGGCTGCCATCACCGGCACCGACGCGAGCGTCGCGGACCGCGTACTGGCCCTGGGTGTGCGCACACCGCTCCTGGATGAGGGCCTCGACGAGTTGGTCCGCCTCGTGGAAGCCGCAGGCCGGCGCACACCAGGTGTGGTGGTGGCGGATCTGAAGATCGCGCGCGGCCTGGACTACTACACAGGCAGCGTCTACGAGACGACCCTGGTCGGGCACGAACAGCTGGGGTCGATCTGCTCCGGCGGACGATATGACTCACTCGCCTCCGATGGCCGCACCAGCTACCCCGGTGTGGGGATGTCGATCGGCGTTACCCGCCTGCTCTCGCGCATCCTCGGCGCCGGCCTGGCGCGCGCCAGCCGCCCGGTCCCCACCGCAGTGCTGGTGGCAGTCACGGATGAGGAGTCACGCGATGCCAGTGACGCGGTAGCGGCCACACTGCGCGCGCGGGGCATCCCGGCCGACGTTGCCCCCTCGGCGGCGAAGTACGGCAAGCAGATCAAGTTCGCGGACCGGCGCCAGATTCCGTATGTGTGGTTCCCGGGCGTGGGGGAGCACCAGGTGAAGGACATCCGCTCGGGCGAACAGGTCACGGCTGAGCCAGCCGTGTGGGCTCCGCCGGCGGAGGACCTATGGCCGCGGGTGACGGCGGCCACACCGTAG
- a CDS encoding peptidylprolyl isomerase — MSPSKREKEYARRRYAKRAARQEQAAKVARERRIVGAVVVAVLAAVVVLLIVLNPRGDTDPEATPPAESETTATAEPTGDELEPLPTTQPQTYDTPPPASDSLDTSWDAVIHTSAGDIAVTLNGADAPAAVASFLMLAGDGYFDGTGCHRLLPDSLLQCGDPTATGTGGPGYSFGPVENAPEDDIYPAGTLAMARQGNDGESMGSQFFLVFADVPLPSDSAGGYTVFGEVTEGLDILEQIGAAGTVDGGPDGRPAQNVIIESVDIQ; from the coding sequence TTGTCCCCGAGCAAGCGGGAGAAGGAATACGCACGCCGTCGGTACGCCAAGCGTGCGGCCCGCCAGGAGCAGGCCGCGAAGGTGGCTCGGGAGCGACGGATCGTCGGCGCCGTGGTGGTAGCAGTGCTGGCTGCGGTGGTCGTGCTGTTGATCGTGTTGAATCCCCGCGGTGATACCGATCCGGAGGCAACGCCTCCGGCCGAGTCGGAGACGACGGCCACGGCGGAACCGACCGGTGACGAGCTCGAGCCCCTGCCCACCACCCAGCCGCAGACCTACGACACACCTCCTCCGGCCAGCGACTCCCTGGACACGAGTTGGGACGCCGTCATCCACACCAGCGCCGGCGACATCGCGGTGACCCTGAACGGTGCGGACGCCCCTGCGGCCGTCGCCTCGTTCCTGATGCTCGCGGGCGACGGCTACTTCGACGGCACCGGGTGCCACCGACTGCTGCCGGACTCACTGCTGCAATGCGGAGATCCCACGGCCACCGGAACGGGCGGTCCTGGCTACTCCTTCGGTCCGGTCGAGAACGCTCCCGAGGACGACATCTATCCCGCCGGCACCCTGGCGATGGCGCGTCAGGGCAATGACGGCGAGTCGATGGGCTCGCAGTTCTTCCTCGTCTTCGCCGACGTACCACTGCCCAGCGACTCCGCCGGCGGATACACCGTGTTCGGTGAGGTCACCGAGGGACTTGACATCCTCGAGCAGATCGGTGCCGCCGGGACCGTGGACGGCGGTCCGGACGGCCGACCAGCCCAGAACGTGATCATCGAGAGTGTGGACATCCAGTGA
- a CDS encoding DUF349 domain-containing protein encodes MTEQQPQPDHDEASETVSSEQQPQVPTEANGQESPNQATAAEPATAPEVTATAEPEGVTDPVSAAEADAAASVEDAASTADESASDAVQQPAETEEPMPGVAEPTPDAAQPASGAEEPAPSTEAPPATPTPAQVPKPSAIPTPAAIAPRTRPRAAGATPPSPVASPAPEPGAVPTSPVTDPGAPPMDPAEVAAASTFGRVADDGTVYVREAGEERVVGQFPDVTEAEALSLYIRRYLDLKAQVDLFEARIAQLTIKDLDSTQHSLAEALEAPAAVGDLDGLRSRFDELKALATERRRQINAEREQARAQALAERTTLVEQAEEIAAMDPARVQWKAQGQTLRDLLDSWKAAQKAGPRIDRASEDALWKRFAAARSTFDKNRRQFFAELDKTHAEVKQVKERLIEKAEALSNSTEWGPTTLAYRDLMAEWKASGRAARKEDDALWARFRAAQDVFFEARNATNAQIDAEYSENLTVKLAILDEAEALLPVGDLREAKAKLRDIQDRWEAAGKVPRGDVQRIEGRMRTVEEAIRDADQNEWRRKNPRVRARAEGAAAQLEDAIAGLEQDLEKAQASGDERAIASATEALEARRAWLEQVLRAADDSR; translated from the coding sequence GTGACCGAGCAGCAGCCCCAGCCCGACCACGACGAGGCGAGCGAGACCGTGAGTAGCGAGCAGCAGCCCCAGGTGCCGACCGAGGCGAACGGGCAGGAATCACCCAACCAGGCCACAGCAGCGGAACCCGCGACGGCCCCCGAGGTGACGGCCACGGCTGAACCAGAGGGCGTCACCGATCCGGTGTCTGCTGCCGAGGCCGACGCCGCAGCCTCGGTTGAGGACGCCGCATCAACGGCAGACGAATCGGCCTCGGATGCGGTGCAGCAGCCGGCTGAGACTGAGGAACCCATGCCTGGCGTGGCGGAACCAACACCCGACGCGGCGCAACCAGCATCAGGCGCTGAGGAGCCAGCACCCAGCACGGAGGCGCCCCCGGCAACGCCGACTCCGGCCCAGGTGCCGAAGCCCTCAGCTATTCCGACGCCGGCGGCCATCGCGCCGAGGACGCGCCCCCGGGCCGCCGGGGCGACGCCGCCGAGTCCCGTCGCGTCACCGGCACCCGAGCCCGGCGCCGTACCCACCTCCCCAGTGACCGACCCGGGGGCACCGCCGATGGATCCAGCGGAGGTGGCGGCCGCCAGCACATTCGGTCGAGTCGCCGATGACGGGACGGTGTATGTCCGCGAAGCTGGCGAGGAGCGCGTCGTCGGACAGTTCCCGGACGTCACCGAAGCCGAGGCGCTCTCCCTCTACATCCGCCGCTACCTTGATCTCAAGGCGCAGGTGGACCTGTTCGAGGCGCGGATCGCACAGCTGACGATCAAAGACCTGGACAGTACGCAGCACAGCCTGGCCGAGGCCCTCGAGGCACCGGCAGCGGTAGGCGACCTGGACGGCCTGCGCTCACGCTTCGATGAGCTCAAGGCGTTGGCGACCGAACGCCGTCGGCAGATCAACGCTGAACGCGAGCAGGCACGTGCGCAGGCGCTCGCCGAGCGCACCACCCTGGTGGAGCAGGCGGAGGAGATTGCCGCCATGGATCCAGCACGGGTGCAGTGGAAGGCCCAGGGGCAGACGCTGCGCGATCTGCTCGATTCCTGGAAGGCCGCACAGAAGGCCGGGCCGAGGATCGACCGCGCCAGCGAAGATGCGCTCTGGAAGCGGTTTGCCGCTGCGCGTTCGACCTTTGACAAGAACCGGCGCCAGTTCTTCGCGGAGCTGGACAAGACCCACGCTGAGGTGAAGCAGGTCAAGGAGCGGCTCATCGAGAAGGCCGAGGCGCTCTCGAACTCCACCGAGTGGGGGCCCACCACGCTCGCCTACCGGGACCTGATGGCCGAGTGGAAGGCATCCGGGCGGGCGGCCCGCAAGGAGGACGACGCCCTGTGGGCGCGGTTCCGTGCAGCCCAGGATGTCTTCTTCGAAGCACGCAACGCCACGAACGCCCAGATCGACGCGGAGTACAGCGAGAACCTGACGGTCAAGCTCGCCATTCTCGACGAGGCCGAGGCGCTCCTACCCGTGGGTGATCTCCGGGAAGCGAAGGCCAAGCTCCGGGATATCCAGGACCGTTGGGAAGCAGCCGGCAAGGTACCGCGGGGTGACGTGCAGCGGATCGAAGGTCGCATGCGCACGGTAGAAGAGGCGATCCGCGATGCGGACCAGAACGAGTGGCGCAGGAAGAACCCGCGCGTGCGCGCTCGCGCTGAAGGCGCTGCCGCGCAGTTGGAGGACGCGATCGCCGGCCTCGAACAAGATCTCGAGAAGGCGCAGGCATCGGGTGACGAACGTGCCATCGCCTCAGCCACTGAGGCCTTGGAGGCACGTCGGGCGTGGCTCGAGCAGGTGCTGCGCGCCGCTGACGACAGCCGCTGA
- a CDS encoding RelA/SpoT family protein, with product MSEDLAAERGAGADQVTPPARMRSRLVRFGGRAATPPAAIDPLIQVVRSNHPKGDLSLIERAYRVAERAHTGQMRKSGDPYITHPVAVATILAELGMTPPTLAAALLHDTVEDTEYSLDDLRRDFGEEIALLVDGVTKLDNVIYGEAAQAETVRKMVIAMARDIRVLVIKLADRLHNARTWRYVAPGSAQRKARETLEIYAPLAHRLGMNTIKWELEDLSFATLYPKVYQEIVHLVTERAPAREEFLSVVRTQVIEDLRAAKIKATVTGRPKHYYSIYQKMIVRGRDFADIYDLVGVRVLVDSVRDCYAALGALHARWNPVPGRFKDYIAMPKFNMYQSLHTTVIGPTGKPVEIQIRSHDMHRRAEYGVAAHWKYKESARVRSNAETDDMPWLRQLVDWQRETADPGEFLDSLRFEMSGAEVYVFTPKGDVLSLPAGSTPVDFAYAVHTEVGHRTVGARVNGRLVPLESTLDNGDTVEVFTSRAEGAGPSQDWLGFVNSPRARNKIRSWFSKERREEAVDTGKTLMAKAMRKQNLPMQRLLSHNTFVAVADELHYADVTALYAAVGEGHISAATVVKKLVASLGGEEGHDEDLAEVTRPGTTRRTRVGDPGIVVRGMDAGDMWTKLAKCCTPVPGDPIVGFVTRGAGISVHLADCSNVEALRREPERIIDVEWAPGVQSVFLVQIQVEALDRNGLLSDVTKVLSENHVNILSANVATSRDRVAISKFVFEMAEPSHLGHVLRAVRNIDGVFDVFRTTGSRSDKPAGLDH from the coding sequence ATGAGTGAGGATCTCGCAGCCGAGCGCGGGGCGGGCGCTGACCAGGTCACGCCTCCGGCGCGCATGCGATCCCGCCTGGTCCGCTTCGGCGGCCGGGCGGCGACGCCGCCGGCCGCGATCGACCCGCTCATCCAGGTGGTCCGCAGTAACCACCCGAAGGGCGATCTCTCGCTGATCGAGCGTGCCTACCGGGTGGCCGAACGCGCGCATACCGGGCAGATGCGCAAGAGCGGCGACCCGTACATCACCCACCCGGTGGCCGTGGCAACCATCCTGGCCGAGCTGGGCATGACGCCACCGACACTCGCGGCCGCCCTCTTGCACGACACGGTGGAGGACACCGAGTACTCGCTGGATGATCTGCGCCGTGACTTCGGCGAGGAGATCGCCCTGCTGGTGGACGGCGTCACCAAGCTGGACAACGTCATCTATGGCGAGGCCGCACAGGCCGAGACCGTCCGCAAGATGGTGATCGCCATGGCCCGGGACATCCGCGTGCTGGTGATCAAACTGGCCGACCGGCTGCACAACGCGCGTACGTGGCGCTACGTCGCACCGGGATCAGCGCAACGCAAAGCCCGCGAGACACTCGAGATCTACGCCCCATTGGCGCACCGCCTGGGGATGAACACCATCAAATGGGAACTCGAGGACTTGTCCTTCGCCACGCTCTACCCGAAGGTCTATCAGGAGATCGTGCACCTGGTGACTGAGCGTGCTCCCGCGCGTGAGGAGTTCCTCTCCGTGGTGCGCACCCAGGTGATCGAGGATTTACGCGCCGCGAAGATCAAGGCCACGGTGACGGGCCGACCCAAGCATTACTACTCCATCTACCAGAAGATGATTGTGCGCGGCCGCGACTTCGCCGACATCTACGATCTCGTGGGCGTGCGGGTTCTGGTGGATTCGGTGCGCGACTGCTACGCCGCGCTTGGTGCGCTGCATGCGCGGTGGAACCCGGTCCCTGGCCGGTTCAAGGACTACATCGCCATGCCGAAGTTCAACATGTACCAGTCCTTGCACACCACCGTGATCGGGCCCACGGGGAAGCCTGTGGAGATCCAGATCCGCAGCCACGACATGCACCGCCGGGCCGAGTACGGGGTGGCCGCGCACTGGAAGTACAAGGAGAGCGCGCGCGTTCGGTCGAACGCGGAGACCGACGATATGCCCTGGCTGCGTCAGTTGGTCGACTGGCAGCGGGAGACGGCGGATCCGGGGGAGTTCCTGGACTCCTTGCGGTTCGAGATGTCCGGGGCGGAGGTGTACGTGTTCACCCCGAAGGGGGACGTCCTGTCATTGCCCGCGGGTTCGACGCCGGTGGACTTCGCCTACGCGGTGCACACCGAGGTCGGGCACCGCACCGTCGGCGCCCGGGTGAACGGCCGCCTCGTTCCGCTGGAGTCCACACTCGACAACGGTGACACCGTGGAAGTGTTCACCTCCCGTGCCGAAGGGGCCGGGCCGAGTCAGGACTGGCTCGGGTTCGTGAACAGTCCCAGGGCCCGGAACAAGATCCGCTCCTGGTTCAGCAAGGAACGTCGCGAGGAGGCGGTCGATACCGGGAAGACGTTGATGGCCAAGGCGATGCGCAAGCAGAACCTGCCGATGCAACGTCTGCTGAGCCACAACACCTTCGTCGCCGTGGCCGATGAACTGCACTATGCGGATGTCACCGCGCTGTATGCCGCCGTCGGTGAGGGGCACATCTCAGCTGCCACCGTCGTCAAGAAGCTGGTTGCCTCGCTCGGTGGTGAAGAAGGCCACGACGAGGATCTGGCCGAGGTCACTCGCCCGGGCACCACGCGCAGGACAAGAGTGGGGGACCCGGGCATCGTCGTGCGGGGTATGGATGCCGGCGACATGTGGACCAAGCTGGCGAAGTGCTGCACTCCCGTGCCGGGCGATCCGATCGTCGGCTTCGTCACCCGGGGCGCGGGGATCTCGGTGCACCTGGCGGACTGCTCCAATGTGGAGGCGCTGCGCCGTGAGCCGGAGCGGATCATCGACGTCGAGTGGGCACCCGGCGTGCAGAGTGTGTTCCTCGTACAGATCCAGGTGGAAGCTCTCGACCGCAACGGGCTGCTCTCCGACGTCACGAAGGTGCTCTCGGAGAACCACGTGAACATCCTGTCCGCCAATGTCGCCACCTCACGCGATCGGGTGGCCATCTCGAAGTTCGTGTTCGAGATGGCCGAACCATCTCACCTGGGCCACGTGCTGCGTGCCGTGCGCAATATCGATGGCGTGTTCGATGTCTTCCGGACCACCGGATCGCGTTCGGACAAGCCCGCCGGCCTCGATCACTGA
- a CDS encoding adenine phosphoribosyltransferase yields the protein MSPLPVPPGLEELVRARVRSVPDYPEAGIVFRDITPLLADGTAFSAVIGHLADTFGGEVDTVAGVEARGFLLAAPLAAVLGCSLVAVRKAGKLPPPVLRADYELEYASASIELSEGAVRPGARVAVLDDVLATGGTAAATCGLLERAGATVTGLGFLIELVALHGREQLPGRVVHPLVTY from the coding sequence ATGAGTCCTCTACCCGTGCCCCCCGGGCTGGAAGAGTTGGTCAGGGCGCGGGTTCGATCGGTGCCCGATTATCCCGAGGCAGGCATCGTATTCCGCGATATCACTCCGTTACTCGCCGATGGTACGGCGTTCTCTGCGGTGATCGGTCACCTCGCCGATACGTTCGGCGGCGAAGTGGACACGGTGGCCGGGGTGGAGGCGCGCGGGTTCTTGCTCGCGGCGCCGTTGGCGGCGGTGCTTGGATGTTCGTTGGTGGCCGTGCGTAAGGCCGGGAAGCTTCCGCCTCCGGTGTTGCGCGCTGACTACGAGCTCGAGTACGCGAGCGCCAGCATCGAACTGTCCGAAGGTGCCGTGCGGCCCGGGGCGCGTGTTGCCGTGCTCGATGACGTGCTGGCCACGGGCGGGACGGCCGCAGCTACCTGTGGACTGCTGGAACGAGCCGGGGCCACCGTGACTGGTCTCGGTTTCCTGATCGAGCTTGTCGCGCTACACGGTCGAGAGCAGCTGCCTGGCCGGGTCGTGCATCCTCTGGTGACCTACTGA
- the secF gene encoding protein translocase subunit SecF, with translation MASFATFGNQLYTGSRSYDIVGHRRRWFTAAVVLVLLSILVLGVRGLNAGIEFSGGSEFTVSGTSTPEEDIAHEVLTGVDADQVARVSIVGGDSVRVQTEELTDTETTELAGLLAQAYDVAPEDVTSSFVGPAWGQDVTTKALQALVIFLILVSAVMALYFRRWTMAVAALVALLHDVVLTVGIYAAIGFEVTPATVIGFLTILGYSLYDTVVVFDKVRENTAELGEQTRYTYSEGANLAVNQTLVRSINTSVVGVLPVAAILFIGAFLLGAGTLRDIALALFIGMIASTASSIFIATPLHAFLESRRPPIAEHTQTVFARREAALEEAHARGEDEPVLAGTGGLVAGGHQGHEAQPRRKRGRPRK, from the coding sequence ATGGCGAGTTTCGCCACATTCGGCAACCAGCTCTACACGGGGAGCCGGTCCTACGACATCGTCGGCCACCGGCGGCGCTGGTTCACGGCAGCAGTTGTCCTTGTTCTCCTGTCGATCCTTGTACTCGGTGTGCGCGGGCTGAACGCCGGTATTGAGTTCAGCGGCGGTTCGGAGTTCACCGTCTCTGGCACGTCCACACCTGAGGAGGACATCGCCCACGAGGTCCTCACCGGAGTTGACGCCGATCAGGTAGCCCGCGTGAGCATCGTCGGCGGCGACAGCGTCCGAGTGCAGACAGAGGAACTCACCGACACCGAGACCACGGAACTGGCCGGGTTACTCGCGCAGGCCTATGACGTGGCCCCCGAGGACGTGACATCCTCCTTCGTGGGCCCCGCATGGGGGCAGGACGTGACCACCAAAGCCTTGCAGGCGCTGGTGATCTTCCTGATCCTGGTCAGCGCGGTGATGGCGCTGTACTTCCGCAGGTGGACCATGGCAGTGGCGGCACTCGTGGCCCTCCTGCACGATGTGGTGCTCACGGTCGGGATCTACGCCGCCATCGGCTTCGAGGTCACACCGGCCACAGTGATCGGTTTCCTCACGATCCTTGGGTACTCGCTGTACGACACGGTGGTGGTCTTCGACAAGGTGCGTGAGAACACCGCGGAGCTGGGCGAGCAGACCCGCTACACGTACAGCGAGGGCGCCAATCTCGCGGTGAATCAGACGCTGGTGCGTTCGATCAATACGTCGGTGGTGGGCGTGCTGCCGGTCGCTGCCATCCTTTTCATCGGCGCGTTCCTCCTGGGTGCCGGAACCCTGCGCGATATCGCACTTGCACTGTTCATCGGCATGATTGCCTCGACGGCGTCGTCGATCTTCATCGCGACCCCGTTGCACGCGTTCCTGGAATCACGCCGTCCCCCGATCGCCGAGCACACGCAGACGGTCTTTGCACGGCGCGAGGCTGCCCTCGAGGAGGCGCATGCACGCGGCGAGGACGAGCCAGTGCTCGCCGGTACGGGCGGCCTGGTGGCCGGAGGCCACCAGGGTCACGAGGCTCAACCGCGCCGGAAGCGGGGAAGGCCGCGCAAGTGA